One genomic region from Mesorhizobium terrae encodes:
- a CDS encoding serine hydrolase domain-containing protein yields the protein MTSSETVLRRLRELAHEFTQHWPVPGGIIVAVSRDATLLELPFGQANIDAALPVGRDHLFAIGSISKAFVGLTILQLAGEGKLDLDKPITTYLPWFSVGSDYPMFSLRHLLNHSAGLPAGTDSLPDELGQGWWLRELSTGFEPGTAFHYSNIGYILLGLVVSAVTGRPTVEAYRERLLEPLGMADSVACISNRERHRFAVGYAPMADDRPWVPGDVLAPATWFETNTSDGNIAATGPDLARFVRMLLGAGRLDGRAVASENAYQQLTGLLAPCGEPIVEFLADAGVEKSVYGLGINVETIRGARCLTHGGGMVGYATFILADLDHDVGIAVLTNANGDCPAAQVLARAAHAWLTGAEMEMPATELDLDVRDPLAFEPAMLGDFSARTPEGELITLTFTVDENGKVLVSGKSATARVFKTWSTRYVTNHPALSTFHLTFASTQNGDDQEVIWNCGPLELRRVPAPLTKSGKAAPACVGHYRSHSPWFTNFRIVSRGGRLFLIAPGGVEAPGEDLELVELKSSVFRIGAELHAPERLVLGPMVDGKIVSVTRDGNRYSRTFTD from the coding sequence ATGACATCTTCGGAAACCGTGCTGCGCCGGCTGCGCGAGCTGGCGCATGAGTTCACGCAACATTGGCCTGTGCCGGGCGGGATCATCGTCGCCGTTTCGCGTGACGCGACCCTGCTCGAGCTGCCCTTCGGCCAGGCCAATATCGACGCAGCCTTGCCCGTGGGACGCGATCATCTGTTTGCGATCGGTTCGATCAGCAAGGCCTTTGTCGGCCTGACGATCCTGCAGCTTGCCGGGGAGGGAAAGCTCGACCTCGACAAGCCCATCACCACCTATCTGCCCTGGTTCAGCGTCGGCTCAGACTATCCGATGTTTTCGCTCCGCCACCTGCTGAACCATTCCGCTGGATTGCCGGCTGGCACGGACTCGTTGCCGGACGAACTCGGTCAGGGGTGGTGGCTGAGGGAGCTATCGACCGGTTTTGAGCCCGGAACAGCCTTTCACTATTCCAACATCGGCTACATCCTGCTGGGGCTTGTCGTGTCTGCCGTAACCGGCAGGCCGACGGTGGAGGCGTACAGGGAAAGACTGCTCGAGCCGCTTGGAATGGCGGATAGTGTCGCCTGCATCTCCAACCGGGAGCGTCACCGCTTCGCCGTGGGCTATGCGCCGATGGCAGACGATCGCCCTTGGGTTCCTGGCGATGTCTTGGCGCCCGCGACATGGTTCGAAACCAACACCTCCGATGGAAACATCGCCGCGACCGGCCCGGATCTCGCGCGTTTCGTGCGTATGCTGCTCGGTGCCGGCCGCCTGGATGGAAGAGCGGTTGCCAGCGAGAATGCATACCAGCAGCTGACCGGCCTTCTGGCGCCGTGCGGCGAACCGATCGTGGAATTTCTGGCAGACGCCGGCGTCGAAAAGAGCGTCTATGGTCTCGGCATCAATGTCGAAACGATCAGGGGTGCTCGCTGTCTCACCCATGGCGGCGGCATGGTGGGTTACGCCACCTTCATCCTGGCAGACCTTGACCACGACGTCGGCATCGCCGTGTTGACCAACGCCAATGGCGACTGCCCGGCAGCGCAGGTGCTTGCCCGCGCCGCGCACGCATGGCTGACAGGCGCGGAAATGGAAATGCCGGCCACGGAGCTCGATCTGGATGTGCGCGATCCTCTCGCCTTCGAACCCGCGATGCTGGGCGATTTCTCTGCCCGCACGCCCGAAGGCGAATTGATAACGCTCACCTTTACAGTCGACGAGAACGGCAAGGTTTTGGTTTCGGGCAAGAGCGCTACGGCGCGCGTCTTCAAAACCTGGTCGACGCGATATGTCACTAATCATCCAGCCTTGAGCACGTTCCACCTGACCTTCGCTTCGACGCAGAATGGCGACGATCAAGAGGTCATCTGGAACTGCGGCCCGCTCGAACTGCGCCGCGTGCCGGCGCCGTTGACCAAGAGCGGCAAGGCTGCGCCCGCATGTGTTGGTCATTATCGCTCGCATTCGCCCTGGTTCACCAATTTCCGCATCGTGTCACGTGGCGGGCGGCTGTTCCTGATCGCGCCGGGCGGCGTCGAGGCACCTGGCGAAGACCTGGAACTGGTGGAGTTGAAGTCAAGTGTCTTTCGGATCGGGGCCGAACTCCATGCGCCGGAGCGCTTGGTGCTCGGACCAATGGTCGACGGCAAGATTGTTTCGGTGACCAGGGACGGCAATCGCTATTCGCGGACTTTCACCGATTGA
- a CDS encoding ABC transporter substrate-binding protein — protein sequence MKKKPHQSWNMRTLTFAAAVAAATVFQAPFTPAASAAEILRIGATQPIDSLNPFVSDSDYSSVMYQYVYPHLTEYDAKLQIVPSFATKWEVSEEGKVWTFHTIPGAKWSDGEPLTAKDAAFTFNMIRKFQTGTTGKLAGWVAHMADAQASDDNTLVLTYKLPVANVLTQLQALPILPRHVWEPLTEGNGEQISTFPNTAPVVAGGPFVLTKHDNEQIALFARNPNWWGKKKPVIDGFGLQFFANDDAMITALVTDKLDMIGEQTPPTAVETLKKAGMTVLSGPSVGMKTLIINTSPDKPKNRELLDPKVREALEYAIDRETIDKIVWLGFSAPGSTIVAPATGFHDEAIKPLPYDTDKANEILEGKGFKKGGDGIRVVDGKRMSYEVIFPTEENGTGDRAFQIIQAGFKKIGIEVTQRKMDPGAATEAIHAPEAKYLDYDFAMWSWVPPVEPDFMLSIVTCGARGGNSDSGYCNADYDKMYLKQGTLLDKKERLAEISAMQKHIFEARPYIVLNYPNVIEAHSPKWDGFVLSPLVGSVNNLSTETLMNVHKVK from the coding sequence ATGAAAAAGAAGCCTCACCAGAGTTGGAACATGCGTACCCTAACGTTTGCCGCAGCGGTCGCCGCCGCGACGGTCTTTCAGGCGCCGTTTACGCCAGCTGCCTCCGCGGCCGAGATCCTGCGCATCGGCGCCACGCAGCCGATCGACTCACTCAATCCATTTGTCTCGGATTCAGACTACAGCTCGGTCATGTACCAATATGTGTACCCACATCTGACCGAATATGATGCCAAGCTGCAGATCGTGCCATCGTTCGCGACCAAGTGGGAGGTGTCGGAAGAAGGCAAGGTCTGGACGTTCCACACCATTCCGGGAGCAAAATGGTCGGACGGCGAGCCGCTGACGGCAAAAGACGCGGCCTTCACCTTCAATATGATCCGCAAGTTTCAGACCGGAACTACAGGCAAACTGGCCGGCTGGGTCGCCCACATGGCGGATGCCCAGGCTTCCGACGACAACACCCTGGTGCTCACCTATAAGCTGCCGGTCGCCAATGTGCTGACGCAACTCCAGGCGCTTCCTATTCTCCCGCGGCATGTGTGGGAGCCCCTCACGGAAGGAAATGGCGAACAGATATCGACCTTCCCCAACACGGCACCGGTTGTGGCGGGTGGTCCCTTCGTGCTGACCAAGCACGACAATGAGCAGATTGCGCTCTTCGCTCGCAATCCGAACTGGTGGGGTAAGAAAAAGCCGGTCATCGACGGTTTCGGCCTGCAGTTCTTCGCCAATGACGATGCCATGATCACCGCCCTCGTGACCGACAAGCTCGACATGATTGGCGAGCAGACACCACCGACTGCCGTGGAGACCCTGAAAAAGGCCGGCATGACGGTGCTGAGCGGGCCGAGCGTTGGAATGAAAACGCTCATCATCAACACCAGCCCGGACAAGCCCAAGAACCGGGAACTGCTTGATCCGAAGGTGCGCGAAGCGCTGGAATACGCCATTGATCGCGAGACTATCGACAAGATCGTCTGGCTCGGGTTCTCGGCGCCCGGTTCGACCATCGTAGCACCGGCAACCGGCTTCCACGACGAGGCGATCAAGCCGCTGCCCTATGATACCGACAAGGCCAACGAAATCCTGGAGGGCAAGGGGTTCAAGAAGGGGGGCGACGGTATCCGGGTCGTGGACGGCAAACGCATGTCCTACGAAGTGATCTTCCCGACGGAAGAGAATGGCACGGGCGATCGCGCTTTCCAGATCATCCAGGCCGGCTTCAAGAAGATCGGCATCGAGGTAACCCAGCGCAAGATGGATCCAGGTGCGGCCACCGAGGCCATTCACGCGCCTGAGGCCAAATACCTTGATTACGACTTCGCGATGTGGAGCTGGGTGCCGCCGGTGGAGCCGGACTTCATGCTGAGCATCGTTACCTGCGGGGCGCGCGGCGGAAACAGCGACAGCGGTTACTGCAACGCCGACTACGACAAAATGTATCTGAAGCAGGGCACGCTGCTCGACAAGAAGGAGCGGTTGGCCGAGATTTCGGCGATGCAGAAGCACATTTTCGAAGCGCGTCCTTACATCGTGCTCAACTATCCAAACGTCATCGAAGCCCACAGCCCGAAATGGGATGGTTTCGTGCTTTCGCCTCTGGTCGGTTCGGTCAACAATCTGTCGACTGAGACGCTGATGAACGTCCACAAGGTGAAATAA
- a CDS encoding ABC transporter permease, producing MTLSLPGATAPETETRLGFWPMLNDVLHQPAALVGSAIVAVFVLLALISPLIEPYSVHEATCAVFEPPSWQHWFGCDDGGIDVFSLVLRGGRISMIVGAIATLIAIGIGATIGVLSGYFGGWVDTVLMRITDYFLVIPQIVLMIVIAAVWGPSLSHVIIVIGALMWTSTARLIRAQVKSLRERVYVKRVEALGASHLHIIMRHIIPQIGPLLVANTVLAITVAIFNETALAFLGLSDPTAITWGTIMEHAFDRAAVSSGAWWAIVPAGVAVAVLIMGCYMLGRSIEDGLNPRLKVSYLSLHGWKLRPLVGRGPDAI from the coding sequence ATGACCCTTTCCCTGCCTGGGGCCACTGCCCCAGAAACCGAGACGCGTCTCGGTTTCTGGCCGATGTTGAACGATGTGCTGCATCAACCCGCGGCACTGGTGGGCTCGGCCATCGTTGCCGTGTTCGTTCTGCTCGCGCTCATTTCGCCGCTGATCGAACCTTACAGCGTCCATGAAGCGACATGCGCCGTTTTCGAGCCGCCTTCCTGGCAACACTGGTTCGGCTGCGACGATGGCGGCATCGACGTGTTCAGCCTTGTGTTGCGCGGCGGCCGCATTTCCATGATCGTCGGCGCCATCGCGACACTGATCGCCATCGGCATCGGCGCCACGATCGGCGTTCTTTCGGGCTATTTCGGCGGTTGGGTCGATACTGTTCTGATGCGCATCACCGACTATTTCCTGGTCATCCCGCAGATCGTGCTGATGATCGTGATCGCCGCGGTGTGGGGGCCGAGCCTGTCTCACGTCATCATCGTCATCGGCGCCCTGATGTGGACCAGCACGGCACGACTGATCCGCGCCCAGGTCAAGAGCCTGCGCGAACGGGTCTATGTGAAGCGGGTCGAGGCGCTGGGCGCCAGCCATCTCCACATCATCATGCGCCACATCATCCCGCAGATCGGGCCGCTTCTTGTCGCCAACACGGTGCTGGCCATCACAGTCGCCATCTTCAACGAGACCGCGCTCGCATTCCTCGGCCTTTCGGACCCCACGGCGATCACCTGGGGCACCATTATGGAGCACGCCTTCGACCGTGCGGCCGTCAGCAGCGGCGCCTGGTGGGCGATCGTCCCGGCAGGCGTTGCCGTCGCCGTGCTGATCATGGGCTGCTACATGCTCGGCCGCTCCATCGAAGACGGGCTGAACCCACGGCTCAAGGTCTCATATCTTTCATTGCATGGCTGGAAACTGCGCCCGCTCGTCGGCCGTGGACCGGACGCGATATGA
- a CDS encoding dipeptide ABC transporter ATP-binding protein — protein MSSAFAIQDLNIWFGTNAGGRRAEFHVVKNVNIELAPGERIGLVGESGSGKTTTILAAMGLLPANAEVSGRILLGGQDILRNGEASIAPHRWKDIAMVFQGAMSAFNPVKTIGWQIAEAMQMHGVARGVAMARRIGELLELVGIPADHAGRFPHQLSGGMRQRAMIAMALACEPKVLLADEPTTALDVMVQDQVMKLLVRLSKELNLALVLVTHDLAVVAQSCHRAAVMLKGEVIEQGEVGDLYHRPQHEYTRKLFEATPDVFSAAKANQSGSAAPDKAPSASPLLDVRDITVSYPRARTFRDMIRGQDPQIPAAVENVSIHVDRGEMVALVGQSGSGKTTTLQAVLGMIKARSGSIRINGHDVTHLKSRHWRPLRRHVQMIYQDPYESLDLRYRVRSTVEEPLRVHGIGLTAKEREMLICAALERVGLTPVERYLNRFPHELSGGQRQRVAIAAAIVLKPELLLADEPVSMLDVSVRAGVLELLNELRTDSKMGILMITHDLSTAVHYADRIAVMHQGRIVEEGNAAAVVGSPKAPYTRALLASIPHPDPERSALADLTA, from the coding sequence TTGAGCAGCGCCTTCGCAATCCAGGACTTGAATATCTGGTTCGGCACCAATGCCGGCGGCCGCCGCGCCGAATTTCATGTCGTGAAGAACGTCAACATCGAACTCGCACCTGGCGAGCGCATTGGACTGGTCGGCGAATCCGGTTCCGGCAAGACAACCACCATCCTTGCCGCCATGGGACTTTTGCCGGCAAACGCGGAAGTGTCCGGCCGCATCCTGCTTGGCGGACAGGATATTCTGCGGAACGGCGAGGCAAGCATCGCCCCCCACCGCTGGAAGGACATCGCCATGGTGTTCCAGGGCGCGATGAGTGCGTTCAATCCGGTCAAGACCATAGGCTGGCAGATCGCGGAGGCCATGCAGATGCACGGTGTCGCGCGCGGTGTCGCCATGGCGCGCCGGATCGGTGAGCTTCTGGAACTGGTCGGCATACCTGCGGATCACGCCGGGCGCTTTCCGCATCAGCTTTCCGGCGGCATGCGCCAGCGCGCCATGATCGCGATGGCCCTGGCCTGCGAACCCAAGGTGTTGCTGGCCGACGAACCGACGACCGCGCTGGACGTGATGGTGCAGGATCAGGTGATGAAGCTGCTGGTGCGGCTCAGCAAGGAGCTGAACCTGGCGCTTGTGCTCGTCACCCACGATCTCGCCGTCGTCGCCCAGAGCTGCCACCGCGCGGCCGTGATGCTGAAAGGCGAAGTGATCGAACAGGGAGAGGTTGGCGATCTCTATCATCGCCCCCAGCACGAATACACTCGCAAGCTTTTCGAGGCGACGCCTGACGTGTTCTCGGCGGCAAAGGCGAACCAAAGCGGTTCAGCGGCGCCGGACAAGGCACCAAGTGCCTCGCCCCTGCTCGACGTGCGGGATATCACCGTATCATACCCACGCGCCCGCACCTTCCGCGACATGATACGTGGGCAAGACCCTCAAATCCCCGCCGCCGTCGAGAACGTCTCGATCCATGTTGACCGCGGCGAGATGGTGGCACTTGTCGGCCAATCCGGCAGCGGCAAGACGACGACGCTGCAGGCCGTGCTTGGCATGATCAAGGCGCGCAGCGGTTCCATTCGTATCAACGGCCACGACGTCACTCATCTCAAGAGCCGCCATTGGCGACCGCTTCGACGCCATGTCCAGATGATCTACCAGGATCCCTACGAGTCGCTCGACCTGCGCTATCGCGTCCGCTCCACGGTCGAGGAACCGTTGCGTGTTCATGGCATCGGCCTCACGGCGAAGGAGCGCGAGATGCTGATCTGCGCGGCTCTCGAACGCGTCGGGCTGACGCCCGTCGAACGTTATCTCAACCGGTTCCCGCATGAGCTTTCCGGCGGTCAGCGGCAACGCGTTGCAATTGCAGCCGCCATCGTGCTCAAGCCGGAACTGCTGTTGGCCGATGAGCCGGTTTCGATGCTCGACGTATCAGTGCGCGCCGGCGTGCTCGAACTGCTCAATGAGCTGCGCACGGATTCCAAAATGGGTATCCTTATGATCACGCACGACCTGTCGACAGCGGTTCACTACGCCGACCGCATCGCCGTCATGCATCAAGGCAGGATCGTGGAAGAAGGCAACGCTGCAGCGGTCGTCGGTTCGCCCAAGGCGCCCTATACGCGCGCGTTGCTGGCCAGCATTCCCCATCCTGATCCGGAACGGTCCGCGCTGGCCGATTTAACGGCCTGA
- a CDS encoding leucyl aminopeptidase family protein, with protein MIEVRLSSDRAVLKNADILVMPAFAGPHGPEFADAGLSGSSAHGQSVAMLRRDGLFKGTSGQLSALLVPSQDGPAVLAVGVGSREAFTANILREALMPAAHFLRDRGRCVVSLDGLGSDQASIARAAAEACLIGTYDRSDKAETVVDLLATGANVKRGFEIGRVAGRAVNWVRDLVETPGGDLIPERLAQVIAERAQQLGIDAEIWDEAELAKRGFGATLAVGRGSSNKPFVLCLNPARSKARLGLVGKGITFDSGGINLKRTLQEIAWMKADMAAAAAVAGAIFAAAEIGLDPDVTALLPLAENMPGGHALRPGDVVRHPDGRRTEVVDTDCEGRLVLADAVAYLARGGVGEIIDVGTLTDGGGVGPLLWGCWSTSPSLAQELGGAGEIAGEPGWHLPLRVEYERLIESSVADIANAPLSVPDSGQLAATYLRTFAGNTPWLHLDNGSSAYLDQGFAPWPVGATGSPVRALLQLLLSRAGEQ; from the coding sequence ATGATCGAGGTGCGGCTCAGCAGCGACCGTGCGGTCCTTAAGAATGCGGACATCCTGGTGATGCCCGCATTCGCCGGGCCCCACGGCCCGGAGTTTGCCGACGCCGGGCTGTCCGGCAGTTCGGCGCATGGTCAATCCGTCGCCATGCTGCGTCGCGACGGTCTGTTCAAGGGCACGTCCGGCCAGCTTTCGGCGCTGCTGGTGCCCTCGCAGGACGGACCGGCCGTGCTTGCGGTTGGCGTCGGGTCGCGGGAAGCCTTCACCGCAAACATCCTGCGCGAGGCCTTGATGCCCGCGGCGCATTTCTTGCGGGACAGGGGGCGATGTGTCGTCAGCCTGGACGGGCTCGGTTCAGACCAGGCCTCGATAGCGCGAGCTGCGGCGGAAGCTTGCCTGATCGGTACCTATGACCGGTCTGACAAGGCGGAGACGGTCGTCGACCTGCTGGCGACCGGCGCCAACGTGAAACGCGGCTTCGAGATTGGCAGGGTCGCGGGCAGGGCGGTCAACTGGGTGCGCGACCTTGTCGAGACGCCGGGCGGCGATCTCATCCCGGAGCGTCTGGCGCAGGTGATTGCCGAACGCGCGCAGCAGTTGGGCATCGATGCCGAGATATGGGACGAGGCGGAACTCGCCAAACGCGGCTTCGGAGCGACGCTGGCGGTGGGCCGCGGCAGTTCCAACAAACCGTTCGTGTTGTGTCTCAATCCGGCTCGGTCGAAGGCGCGGTTGGGATTGGTTGGCAAAGGCATCACCTTCGATTCCGGCGGCATCAACCTGAAACGCACCCTTCAGGAAATCGCCTGGATGAAGGCCGACATGGCCGCCGCTGCCGCGGTGGCTGGCGCCATTTTCGCGGCGGCGGAAATTGGCCTAGACCCGGACGTGACCGCACTGTTGCCGCTGGCGGAGAACATGCCGGGCGGTCATGCCTTGCGCCCCGGCGATGTCGTTCGTCATCCCGACGGACGGCGCACTGAAGTTGTCGACACCGATTGCGAGGGCCGCTTGGTGTTGGCCGACGCTGTCGCCTATCTGGCGCGCGGCGGGGTCGGTGAGATCATCGACGTTGGTACGCTGACGGACGGCGGTGGCGTTGGTCCCTTGCTGTGGGGTTGCTGGTCTACGTCGCCCTCCCTCGCGCAAGAGCTGGGTGGAGCCGGCGAGATCGCGGGCGAGCCGGGCTGGCACCTGCCGCTGCGAGTGGAATACGAGCGTCTGATTGAGTCGAGTGTCGCCGACATCGCTAATGCCCCGCTCTCGGTGCCCGACAGTGGTCAGTTAGCCGCCACTTACTTGCGGACATTTGCCGGCAATACGCCCTGGCTCCACCTCGACAATGGGTCGAGCGCCTATCTGGATCAGGGCTTTGCCCCCTGGCCTGTCGGAGCCACCGGCTCGCCGGTGCGGGCATTGTTGCAGCTCCTGCTCAGCCGCGCGGGTGAACAATGA
- a CDS encoding ABC transporter permease — protein MVTVFVALTLNFILFRVLPGGPISQISRVPNASPALKQALTAQFGLDKPIWEQYLLYLQQTLHGNLGVSYMNRQPVLDNLIEAFGNTIPMVATGTVLALMMGGLVGVISAVRRGSATDHLSTNIAVLFYAFPTQFLGMMLLIIFAGVLPSAGMSDPFAIGGSQWDVFLDTLKHMILPVATLALTLFAENALIVRSAMLETLGEDYILTAKAKGVPRHRLIRAHALRNAMLPIVTMVAMSLGAVVTGSILIEVIFSWPGIGRALYTAVLKRDYPMLQGGFLAITVVVITFNLIADLIYYKLDPRITT, from the coding sequence GTGGTCACGGTTTTCGTTGCCCTGACGCTTAACTTTATCCTGTTCCGCGTCCTTCCTGGCGGGCCTATTAGCCAGATATCGCGTGTGCCGAACGCATCCCCGGCGCTCAAGCAGGCGCTTACCGCGCAGTTCGGCCTCGATAAGCCGATTTGGGAGCAATATCTGCTCTATCTCCAACAGACGCTGCACGGCAATCTTGGCGTTTCCTACATGAACCGTCAGCCCGTGCTCGACAATTTGATCGAGGCATTTGGCAACACCATCCCCATGGTGGCGACGGGAACGGTCCTGGCGCTGATGATGGGCGGCCTCGTCGGCGTGATTTCCGCCGTGCGCCGGGGCAGCGCGACCGATCACCTCAGCACCAATATCGCCGTCTTGTTCTACGCGTTCCCAACGCAATTCCTGGGCATGATGCTTCTCATCATCTTCGCCGGGGTCCTGCCTTCCGCAGGCATGAGCGACCCATTCGCCATCGGCGGTTCGCAGTGGGATGTCTTTCTCGACACGCTCAAACACATGATCCTGCCGGTGGCGACGCTGGCGCTGACACTCTTCGCCGAGAATGCGCTTATCGTCCGTTCCGCCATGCTGGAAACGCTGGGCGAGGACTATATCCTGACGGCGAAGGCCAAGGGCGTGCCGCGCCACCGGCTCATCCGCGCGCACGCCTTGCGCAACGCCATGCTGCCCATCGTCACCATGGTGGCAATGTCGCTCGGTGCGGTCGTCACCGGCTCCATCCTGATCGAGGTCATCTTCTCATGGCCGGGTATCGGCCGCGCGCTCTACACTGCGGTGCTCAAGCGCGACTATCCGATGCTGCAGGGCGGGTTCCTCGCCATCACCGTCGTGGTGATCACCTTCAACCTGATCGCCGACCTCATCTACTACAAGCTTGATCCCCGGATAACGACATGA
- a CDS encoding GntR family transcriptional regulator, with translation MAQRQKQIASQENEERKLRYLVVHDWILDFIATNNLSGGDKLPSTTELAKLTGVSLISVRHALDKLEHSGRIHRHQGIGTFVARDRIVSEPSRAGRLLETLSPSGSGPELATELLGINIGSPSPEIAKALSIELGQPVWEIIRRRSFRTTPAILEQAVLPLSLVPAIDDKDLEAGDSLYALLAERYGLRDDYVEQSLEVDRPTPTEREILDLGSRDQVVRIRGVSFTADGKAFDCYQQTYKASDFVFYTSGSGSRHLLQPTDMKQWVVLPLHGSKRSVLPVAKKSSGRSGR, from the coding sequence TTGGCTCAACGGCAAAAACAGATCGCGTCACAGGAAAACGAGGAGCGGAAACTCCGCTATCTGGTCGTTCATGACTGGATCCTCGATTTCATTGCCACGAACAATTTGAGCGGCGGCGACAAATTGCCGAGCACGACTGAACTCGCCAAGTTGACAGGCGTCAGCCTGATCTCGGTGCGTCATGCGCTGGACAAGCTGGAACATTCCGGCCGGATTCACCGTCATCAGGGCATCGGGACCTTCGTCGCCAGGGATCGCATCGTCAGCGAACCCAGTCGGGCTGGGCGCCTTCTGGAAACGCTTTCACCTTCGGGCAGCGGGCCTGAGCTTGCCACGGAACTGCTCGGCATCAACATCGGTTCGCCCAGCCCCGAGATCGCCAAGGCGCTGTCGATCGAACTCGGCCAGCCGGTCTGGGAGATCATCAGGCGGCGCAGCTTTCGGACAACCCCGGCGATCCTGGAACAGGCGGTGTTGCCGCTCAGCCTCGTGCCGGCGATCGACGACAAGGATCTCGAAGCGGGCGACTCGCTTTATGCCTTGCTTGCCGAACGCTACGGCCTGCGGGACGACTATGTCGAACAATCGCTGGAAGTGGACAGGCCGACACCCACCGAGCGCGAGATACTCGACCTCGGTTCGCGCGACCAGGTCGTGCGCATCAGGGGCGTTTCCTTCACCGCCGACGGCAAGGCCTTCGATTGTTATCAGCAGACCTACAAGGCCTCGGATTTCGTATTCTATACGTCCGGGTCGGGAAGCCGGCACCTGCTGCAGCCAACCGACATGAAACAATGGGTGGTGCTGCCACTGCATGGCAGCAAGCGCTCGGTTCTGCCGGTTGCGAAGAAGTCGTCCGGGCGCTCAGGCCGTTAA